DNA from Brassica napus cultivar Da-Ae chromosome C4, Da-Ae, whole genome shotgun sequence:
GTCGAGTCTGATGCGTCTGGCACGGGTCTAGGGGCAGTACTGATGCAGAATCAGCGGCCAGTGGCCTACTTCAGCCAAGCTCTTACCGACAGACAGAGACTGAAGTCGGTTTACGAGCGAGAACTCATGGCCATCGTCCTGGCGGTGCAGAAGTGGAGACACTACCTGATTGGTAGGAAGTTCATCGTTAGAACAGATCAGAAGAGTTTAAGGTTCTTATTGGAACAAAGGGAGATTAATCTGGACTACCAGCGCTGGCTCACCAAGCTTCTCGGCTTTGACTTCGAAATCCAATACAAACCAGGATTGGAAAACAAAGCCGCAGACGCTTTATCGAGGAAGAATATGGCAGCGGAGTTGTTTGCACTATCTGTACCCATAGCTATACAGTTAGAGACTATCAGTGAGGAAGTTGATAAAGATGAGGGGTTACAGAAGCTAGTAAGAGAACTGCAAAGCGACCCGTCATCACATCTTGACTTCACATGGGTACAAGGCCGTTTGTTGCGCAAAGGAAAGATGGTGGTTCCGAAAGGATCGGCCTTGATTGGGGCGATAATGAGAGAGTTCCACGACAGTAAGACAGGGGGTCATGGAGGAGTTTTGAAGACACAAAAGAGAATATCAGAAGCTTTCTTTTGGGAGGGAATGCTGACTGACATACGTCGTTATGTGGCAGCGTGTCAGGTCTGTCAGCGTCATAAGTACTCCACACTCTCTCCCAGTGGGCTGCTCCAACCGTTGCCCATACCTGTAAAAGTCTGGGAGGACATTTCACTCGATTTTGTGGAAGGATTGCCACGATCAGGGGGTTACAATGCAGTCTTGGTGGTGGTCGACCGTTTGACGAAGTATGCTCACTTCATAGGCCTCACGCATCCCTTCAACGCAGTGGACGTAGCAGTAGTATTCACTCAGGAGGTTGTACGCCTGCACGGGTTCCCACGCTCTATGGTTTCGGATCGAGATAAAATCTTCATCAGTGCgttctggaaggaattgttcaGACTTTCAGGTACTACGCTCAACCTCAGTACTGCATACCACCCTCAATCTGATGGTCAGACGGAAGTTACCAACAGAGGAATGGAGACTTACTTGCGTTGTTTCGCTAGTGAGAAACCGCGAGCTTGGGCTAAATACTTGTTATGGGCAGAGCTGAGTTATAACACGTCGTTCCACTCAGCGATCCAAATGTCACCGTTTCAGGCGCTTTATGGGAGAGAACCTCCAACACTGATGAAGTATGAATCTGGGTCAACTAATAATGCGGAGTTGGAAGAAAGGTTGAAAGAAAGAGACAGTATGTTGAAGATCATCAAAGAGCAGTTGCATAAGGCTCAGCAGGTTATGAAACAGAAGGCTGATCAACATCGCAGAGAAGTGGAATTTGCAGTGGGAGATAAGGTCTTCCTGAAGCTGCGTCCGTACAGACAACAGACGTTGGCCAAAAGAGTAAACGAGAAACTTTCTGCGCGTTACTATGGCCCTTTTCTGATCAAAGCTCGTATCGGAAAGGTGGCATATCGCTTGGAGCTGCCAGAAGATGCTAAAATTCACCCTACCTTTCATGTTTCACAGCTTAAGAGGGTCATTGGAGAAGCAACTGTGGCCTCTCAATTACCTCCACAGCTGTCACCTGAGGGAGTGCTGGAAGTTGAGCCAGAGGAAGTGTTGAAAAACAGGGTTAATACTGTCACAGGACTGGAGGAAGTGTTGGTACGATGGAAGGGGATGCCAGAGCATGATTGTACGTGGGAATGGAAGTCAATTATCAAAAAACAGTACCCGGAGTTGGACCTTGAGGACAAGGTCGGTTTCGAAGGGGAGGGAAATGTTACAGAGGAAGAGCTTCGTCCTCAAATCCTCTATCAGTATCAGAGGAAGGGTCGTAAGCTGCAGTAAAGGCTCACTAAGGAATAGTAGAGCCCAAATAAAGAGACTACTTGGAGAACAAGCAAGTCGAGAGTAGAGAGTCGACGTGTCAATAAAACAAAGGGGACTGGCGCACATGGGATGTTGGATCAGGAACCTTTGTGTGACGAAAGGAATATCTCCTTATAAGTCACGAAAGTGTGTGCGTAGAGGGCATCAAAGGATTGATCATCATGTCATGTTCATGAGTGAGAGAGAGTGTTCATGATTTAGAGAGAAAGAATCCTTGTAACcgttatcttttattttcaatacaaatctCTTTTTCCATATCCTTCTTGCTTTACAAATTGGAAGGCTAAACCGTAACAGGCATCCCCGGCATTGTCGAAGGCTTTTGCAAACTCAACGTCTGGCATTTCAAAGGAGAGAGATTGAGGATCAGACCCGGTAATTGTAACCAGGGCTGTATCGAAGGTGAATCTCCGGAACACATCCTGCAAGTCCACGATTGTCCCTTCCTCTGAATAGCGATTGAAAAGAGGGAGAAGCACGTCCTTGAGTTTACTTGTAGTGATACTCATTGAAAAGTTTTGAAAATCTTGATGACTGAGCATGGCCTGAATGGACATTCTTTGATTCTTCCATAGCTCTGAGTCGGTGTTGAATATCGCGTCTCCGAAAACATCAAATATCTCGTTGAAATCCGATCCTTTGATGTAATTGGAGAAATTTGAGCTAAATATATGATGTATATTAGCTGGATCAACCGTGATCAACGCATCCATTCTAGTGAACCATGGACCCTTGAATAGAAATGTCAAATTCTTCTTCTCAATGAACCAGATGATATCATCGATTCCATTGTGCCACACGAACAAAGCTGGAAGCATCCCAAGAACAGGCCAGTTCCAAGCGTAGCTTTGAAGGGTTTTCTTGATAAGCAAGTAACCACAATTTTTCTTGATGAAGAAGTAATAGAAGATGAGAAAGCAAAAAAGAGATATGGATGCTTCAAATAAGCCGATAGAAGCCATTAGGGaagtttcttctttttataaTGGAAGTTTGATAGTGGTGGATAGATAAGAATGaattgaattatatatatacatggacAAGGATACTGTTTGActaggtttaattttttgtaaagGGTTCGAAATGTATTAGAGATATCTGAAAAACAACGTGAATATTAACCAAATAAATCTTAGAGAATAGGATAAAAATTGATCCGTGATGATTGAGACTTGACAGTGCAACGTTGCTTAAATAAAGCTTTCTTGAATTATACACATGATATATAATACAATAAGTCGAAGTCCCTGTTTCCACTATATGACTAAAGGCTTTACCTTCTAATTCACGGTGAAGATATTTCTGGAAACAGCGTGTCTGTATTAAATAACCATGTGGATCATTTGAACTAACATTAATCATCGTATTATCGTAAAAAGAAGCTGAATTGTCCAGTGATCTAACCTACATGCACACTTCACGTTAATAGCATCCGGCGCAAAGAAATTCAAGTGTCGAATAAGTTACTTAAATGAGTGTTTCTGGATGATAAATCAATTACTTGGATGAAGAGTTTTCTTGCTAAGCAAGTAATACCAGGGGTTTATGATGCCTTGATGAGTAACTAGCTAAACTGAGCTGTTTTCTAGTTGCTTTGTTGAAAATATAGCATTATTACTGTTGAATCTTAGTTTCGTCGGTTCTTATAAGATGAACAAACTTGATTGTGGATTATTTTAAAgacatttttattaatcaacAAAAGAGATTACAACGGTGTTTGAACAATATTTAGAG
Protein-coding regions in this window:
- the LOC125586098 gene encoding alkane hydroxylase MAH1-like, with the translated sequence MASIGLFEASISLFCFLIFYYFFIKKNCGYLLIKKTLQSYAWNWPVLGMLPALFVWHNGIDDIIWFIEKKNLTFLFKGPWFTRMDALITVDPANIHHIFSSNFSNYIKGSDFNEIFDVFGDAIFNTDSELWKNQRMSIQAMLSHQDFQNFSMSITTSKLKDVLLPLFNRYSEEGTIVDLQDVFRRFTFDTALVTITGSDPQSLSFEMPDVEFAKAFDNAGDACYGLAFQFVKQEGYGKRDLY